Proteins from a single region of Fischerella sp. PCC 9605:
- a CDS encoding endonuclease/exonuclease/phosphatase family protein, which produces MIESSRTAQPEAPAVTSPRNKSFKVGTFNLFNLVLPGVIYYEKNKYSPEVYQRKKIWLSRQLEHMEADIIGFQELFHQQALEEVLAQTKMYADAQLVAANPTGDKPVVALLSKFPILKHQVFSEFPLQANLDIEGAAIPLTTFSRPVLSAQLALSDTLQCTVFVVHLKSKRPIYPEGVDRDDPVEKAQAQARALIRRAAEATAVRTILMDTLRHQNNPVIVMGDLNDSALAVTTQIVCGEPAWEKLKLEKKKEIWDVLLYSVKDIQARQSYGDFYYTHIHNGHYESLDHILVSEEFVAQNPRRIGQVTYVSVLNDHLIDETLSDDQVDIWKSDHGQVVACFKLET; this is translated from the coding sequence ATGATTGAGAGCAGTCGCACCGCCCAACCTGAAGCACCTGCTGTAACCTCACCCCGCAACAAGAGCTTTAAGGTCGGCACGTTCAACCTTTTTAATCTTGTGCTGCCTGGTGTCATCTATTACGAGAAAAATAAATATAGTCCAGAAGTTTATCAGCGAAAAAAGATTTGGCTTTCTCGCCAACTAGAGCACATGGAAGCTGACATCATTGGCTTTCAGGAACTTTTTCATCAACAAGCGCTCGAAGAAGTACTCGCTCAAACCAAAATGTATGCAGATGCTCAACTGGTCGCGGCTAATCCTACTGGTGATAAGCCAGTTGTTGCGCTCCTGTCTAAATTCCCTATCCTCAAGCACCAAGTTTTTAGCGAATTTCCGCTTCAAGCAAACTTGGATATAGAAGGAGCAGCCATTCCCCTCACTACTTTTTCTCGACCTGTGCTATCAGCACAGCTAGCCTTAAGCGATACGTTACAATGTACGGTCTTTGTCGTTCATCTTAAGTCTAAGCGACCCATTTACCCAGAAGGAGTCGACCGCGACGATCCAGTAGAAAAAGCTCAAGCACAAGCACGGGCTTTAATTCGTAGAGCCGCCGAAGCAACTGCTGTGCGAACAATCCTCATGGATACGCTGCGACACCAAAATAACCCCGTTATTGTTATGGGAGATTTGAATGATAGTGCTCTGGCGGTAACGACTCAAATTGTCTGTGGTGAACCAGCTTGGGAAAAGCTCAAGCTTGAGAAAAAGAAGGAAATCTGGGATGTACTCCTCTATAGTGTTAAGGATATTCAGGCGCGTCAGAGCTACGGCGACTTTTACTATACCCATATTCACAACGGTCATTATGAGAGTCTCGATCACATTCTTGTCAGTGAAGAATTTGTAGCACAGAACCCTCGTCGTATTGGTCAAGTAACTTACGTTTCGGTGCTCAACGACCATCTCATTGATGAAACCTTAAGTGACGATCAAGTTGACATATGGAAATCCGATCACGGGCAAGTCGTTGCTTGTTTCAAACTTGAAACTTGA
- a CDS encoding IS1/IS1595 family N-terminal zinc-binding domain-containing protein: MQANTSTLKCPSCKSSELQKNGFQVLADGNKHQRFRCKSCGYVFAPLLSVKNKN, encoded by the coding sequence GTGCAGGCAAACACATCGACTCTAAAATGCCCCAGCTGCAAATCCTCTGAACTTCAAAAAAATGGTTTTCAAGTATTAGCTGATGGCAACAAGCATCAGCGCTTTCGATGTAAAAGCTGTGGTTATGTATTTGCTCCCCTTTTATCAGTTAAAAATAAAAATTAG